A window of Candidatus Poribacteria bacterium genomic DNA:
CGGTGATACTATCGCAGTACTTGTGGAAGGCGAATCGCGTCGAGATGCAGATAGATACCATGGAAAAACGGATGGCTTCAAAACGGCTGTGTTTCCGAAAGCGGACAGTGAAATCGGTGAGGTCGTCAACGTTCGCATTGACAGCACTACAGCACATACCTTGATTGGACAGATCGTCTAATGGACAAACTTAGAATCAAAAGTAAGGTCGAAATTGAGAAGATGAAGCGGAGCGGTGAGGCGGCAGCGACCGTGTTGAAGCGTATCGGAGAGGCAATCGCCCCGGGTGTATCCACCGCCGATTTGGAACGCATCTCGCGTAAGACAATCGCTGAGGTCAACGCCACATCTTCCTTTTTGGGCTACCAACTTCCTGAACACGACCCTTATCCTTCCACAATATGTACCTCAATTAACGATGTCGTCATCCACGGGATTCCAAACAAAAGGGATGTTCTGCAAGAAGGAGACATCATCGGGATTGATACGGCTGTGAGTATTGACGGCTACCACGGTGATAACGCCTATACTTTTCCCGTTGGAGAGATTTCACCATCAGCCAGTCGGTTGCTTAAAGTAACGCGGGGTTCGCTGTACGATGCGATTGCAGAGGCGAAACCGGGAAACCGTATCGGCGACATCTCTTCCAAATTACAAAAAGGGGCAGAGTCTCAAGGGTTTTCCGTCCTTCAGAGTTTTGCGGGACACGGCATCGGGCGGAGTCTGCATGAGGCACCGGAGATCCCTTGCTTGGGGGTTGCTGGACGCGGTTTGCGTTTAAGACCAGGGATGGTACTCGCAATTGAAACAATGGTTAACATTGGACTGCCCGATGTGGAGATGTTAGCAGATGGATGGACGATTATGACCTTAGACGGTAGTTTGTCTGCCCTTTTTGAGCATACGGTCGCTGTCCTTTCGGACGGACCTGAAATTCTAACTGGGAGTTCACTGTGGGAAGCCTAAGTGCAAAAATTATAGCCGTCATTACCGCAATCCTCATCTTTGTTTCGCTCTATCTCATCTTCGGATACGCGCGGGTTGAAGGCACAATGCTGGAAGTGCAAAAGATCTTCTACTATCACGTCTCTGCAGCGTTGACCGTGTTTGTAGCCTTCGGTGTCAACTGCGTGTTCAGTATCAAGTACCTCATTCAACGGAAACCGAACGACGATCTGCTTGCAGTCGCTGCAGCGGAACTGGGACTTATCTTTTGCACTATCGCCCTCCTTTCCGGTCCTATCTGGGCAAGATACGCATGGAACACATGGTGGAATTGGGAACCGCGCCTCACGAGTACGCTCATCCTTTGGCTGATGTACGTCGGTTATTTTATTCTCCGTTCCGCTTTGGAAGAGGACAAGCGCGGGATCTATTCAGCCGTCCTCGGAATTATCGCTTACCTTGATGTACCGATTGTGTATTATGCTGTCGATATCTGGCAAGGCGGTTTACATCCCGACCGTGGAACGAAATGGAACCTTGAGACGACGATGCGTCATACATGGATGGTAGCACTCCTCGCATTTATTATGTTATTTATCCTTTTGCTAATCGTCCGGTATCGTATCAAAAGAACCCAAGCGCGTTATGAAATAATGCGGCAGAAGCATTTACGGGAGGCACTTTGATGAAAATAATCGTTGTGATAAGTTTTTTGGTGGTTTTGGGGTTATTCTTGTTCGCAACGCAAGTGCCGATCACCTTGACAGATGATGAAGTCGCGAAGGCTGTTTCAGAGACAAGCTCGGAATTGCCTGTGGACGAAGAGCTCCTGGAACGGGCAGTGAAACTATCCGTTGAGAAACTCGAACAGGGACAAAGCACTCGCCTCAAGTATCTTGCCGCTGCCTATTTCGTCATTTGGTTGGTTTTTATACTGTACTTACTCCGCTTGGGACAACAGCAGCGAGAACTCGACAAACGGCTTTCTCAATTAGAACAAACACCTGACAACGAGGTAGAAGAATAAACCTTTTTTGTTTTACCTTTATCTTAATCATGAAAACTTTCCTTTTTAAAACACAACAGACGCTTGAACAACCCCTAACGGAAGTTTTTGAATTCTTTTCTAACGCACATAACCTCGCTGTGATTACACCGCCGTGGCTCAAGTTTGAAGTCCTAACCCCCGCCCCGATTGAAATGGTCGTCGGAACGCGTATTGATTACAAGCTAAAACTACGTGGCATCCCTGTCCGCTGGCAGAGTGAGATTACCGAGTGGGATCCACCTCACGCCTTCGCAGATGAACAACGCCGCGGTCCTTATCGGATCTGGCGGCATAAGCATACCTTTGATGAGACAGAAGACGGTATCGTTGTCGGCGATTCGGTGGAATATGCGGTCTGGGGAGGTGCGCTTGTTGACAAATTTTTCGTGCGTCCGGATATAGAGCAAATCTTTGCTTACCGCACCGAGCAGTTAGCTGAAATCTTCCATCAGAGGAAGAATAGCAACTTATCGTAAAAACAGATGCGTTCGTAGTAATGCATCACCCGCTTCACGTAGTCTAACGTTTCGTTGAACCCCTGAAAATAACCGTGCGGTGGTTTCCCGCTTTCCCACACTTCACGATGGATGTGTGCGTGCTTCTGCGTCAATTGACGAAGGGCAACGCTCACGGGTCTCCATAAGCGTGGATTTCCTACTTCATGACGACGGACGAGTGCTTGTGCATCACGGACGCGTCCGAGACCGCCGTTGTAGCTCGCTAACACCAACCGGTGACGCTGCTCATAAGGACTTTGTGGGAAAGCGCGGTATAAATTCCTTAGATGACGCGCTGCACCCGCGATGTTCTGCGCCGCGTCAAGTGGGTCTCGCACCCCGAGTTCTTCTGCTGTTTTGGGCATCAATTGGGTTAGTCCTTGCGCACCTACCGGGCTTTGTGCGTTTTCGTCAAACCCAGATTCCTGCACAATCAACGCACAGACCAGACGAGCGTCCAACCCTTGTTTGGCAGCGTGTTGCTGAATCAGTCTTCTATACTTAAGCATCTTTGGTGTCAGGACGAGCAACCGCAAATCCGACGGGACGCTCATGACTGCACTTAACAGGACGATTAAGACGAGTATTAGAATAAGAAGGAAGAGTGTGTGTTTGCGCAGCATTTCTGTTTACTCAGCACGTAGGGTGGGTTGAACGGAACCTTACTGGAAACTGCATAGATAAGATAGCCTTCAAGTTCAGCAAGAAACCTGAAATCACCAAAGGACGAGTGAAACGCAACACATTTTCACGCCGAAACCTTTTAGGGCGTTGGGTTTCGCTATCTCTATCTACACAGATAATCCATAGAAGATCAACATTTTCCGTATAAACCGAAGGGTTTTGGTCTTTTACCGCTCAACCCAACCTACAGTCACAGCCATATTTTTATTATCGAACTTACATCAAAATAGGTAACCCATCTGGAACGTGAGTCGATGTGCTTGGCTGGTTTTTCCCTTACGGTGTTCACTGTTTTGTGTCTGCTGCCATGCGTAAGAGCATAAGGCGTTCCAGCCATTTAATGGGCGATAAGAGAACCGCGCACCGACCTCTGTGGTTTTTGCGACGACACCTGTCGGAAACGGGAGTGCTTCAAAGTCCTCCCCGTAAAAACGATCTGCGATTGTGCCTTCACCGTGTCGGGTTAGCACCGCGCGAATCTCTGCTTGCGTCGAGACAGTCAATTGATAAGCGGCTAAAAATCGCAGTGTATCCGAATCGGGCCCGATCGGATGCCCGATTGCGTAACCGAAGTGCGTGAACTGATTATCAGGCACGAGATGTGTGTATGCCCACCGATTGACGCGGGCATATTCACTATGGAGTCCGAGTTGACGGTCGAGATATTTCGGATACCATGTCACCCCCAAAAGCCATGCGACAGCGTGCGGATCGTTCGCGCCAGGGACATATTGAATATCGTCGATGATCCATTCTCCGTAAAGACGTACGCCGTTGACGGGTCGAATCGCTGCATCGAAGGCGAACATGACGTTGTCGTCGGCTTTGGCATTATACTGTAGCGCGTAATAGAAGGTAATCGGGTTCGCGTATTTCCATTCCAAGGTTTGTGCATCGCCGCCGTAAAGCACCCATTCCGCGACACCGATTTCCACATGGTCGTTGAATTGGTAGTCAAGTCGATGCCCGCTGATATAGCGTTTCGCCAGATAGCGTTTCTTACCATCGTCATACCACGTTGAATCGAGTTGTGCGGTGAAGGCTGTCGCTTTGAGTCGTTTTCCGAACCTACCGGTGAGTCGTACCTGATCGAACGGCGGTGAGTTATCCGAGATACCAACCGTTTTGTGATCGCTTGCACCCCAATAAAGCCAATCTCTCCCAACGAGCAGATCGAGGTGTGAACTGTTGACTTGCAAGTATCCCCTCTTGAAATCGCCAGTATATTCGCCGCGCCAACGTTCAAGACGTTGTTCCGCTGTTTTTCCCGTGAGTGGTGGACTCTCAAAGTTATGTGCCTCAAATTCGGAGTAGAACATTAAGCGTGGTGTGGTACGCTTTTCGAGTTTTCCCAGTGTATAGTGAAACCCAGTCTCAAATGCGGGTGCTATTTTCTCTTCTGTCGCTCGGAGTTGCGGAAGAAATCGGACGCTCCATCCTTCACCGGGCAAGCGTTCTTTGGTAAACTCCCGTTTCAGTTTCTCTAAGAGTTTCTTGTCTATTGCTGATGGAGTAACAGCACCTGTACGAATCCGAGATTCCGTCTGCTCGATTATTTGTGCCACTTCACTCCTTGAGAGTGGCGCGGTGTGCCGATGAAATCCACCTGTGATGCCGTCAGTCTCTAACTTCGCGAGTGCGTCGGTAACCCACCCATCGAAATTCAGAGGGACATCGGGCGCACCGTACGCCGTACTGAAAATGAACATGAATGCAAAGAGAAAGATTGGAAAGGTGGCAGATTGGAGGATTAGAGATCTTTTTCTTCCATGCTTCCATCCTTCCATCTTCCCGCGCTTATTTTCTAAAGTCATCTGCATCACATCTCCGCCTCCAGTTTCTTAACACGGGCATCGATGTGACGGAACTGCCAGGTCCATTGGACGTTATAGAGGAATTGTCGCAGGTCGAAACGGTTGTCATCTGGCGAATAAGATTCAGCGTGGTAGGAGGGCGTTAGTGTTGTCATTTTGTGCCGATTGATAGCATAATATCTAAAGAACCGTTTTACCTTCTCAGCAACTTCATGCGGCGGCAGATGATCCCATTCTTGCACTAATTTCTCAAACATGCTGACGGGACCACACTGCTCCATTTTTCGGAGTCGCCCGAAATGGCTCAATTCGGCGTAGGTCATTCCCATATCATCTTCATCGATTTGCGTGTAGGTTTCGGTTATCGGTTCCAATTCTGCTGTCGGCGGCGCGTCAACAATTTCCGAGAGCGTCGTATAGCCGAGGTTATCCTTAGCCCAGTTGAGGAATCTGCGTAGGTCGTGTTTACTAATCCCACCAATCGGGTTGATGTCGCCGCTACTGCAATCGTATTTCGTAAGGTAGCCACGGAGTGCTTCGTCAACGTTCCCCGTGCCTAAAACGAGGAGGGTGCCTTCACGGTTCCGCACCCACGGCATCATCTGCGCGAAGAGGTAACTGAGCACCATCCGGAGTCGCGCCTGTATGTTCTGGAGTGCCTGATTTTCTCTATACGATCCACCCTCCACTTTGAATCGGGGTGTTTTTTGCGTGATGCGGATAAAGAGCGTTTGCAACGCCTTCACAAGCCCATCCATATTGATGTTTAGGTGATATGCTCCGATTTGCTCAGCGAGTTGTTTCGCTCGTTTCTGTGTATCGCGGGAACTGTTCTCCGTGCCGATGTAGCATGTATATAACAAACGATTGGCAAGAACACACGGATCTGTGAAGACATCAGGGGTTTCACCCTCCGCTAACCATCGGCTGACATCACGGATAACCGATTCATTCTTTTCGCGGATGGCTTTAGCGACGAGTTGACACATTGAACCGACAATCGTTGCGACGGCCCCGCTGTCCGCACCCCCAGAGAGCGGAACGAAGAACCCTGCAGCACCCGATCTCCGCAGGTAGTCCCAAAGCCAACAAGCGGGACCGAGGGCTATCTCTTCTTCGGGAATGTGATAGTGTGGATTGATCTTTAGTGTTATTCTCGGCGTGCCTTCCGACTGCGGGGGATTGAGCGCAAAGTCAACATCTATCTGTGGAAGCTGCTCAGTTTTACTTGCCTGTACAGCCCGACTCGCCTTTGCACCGCGATACGCCCGGACATCGTGCAGGTTCACCGTAGCAGTGACGATCTCGACATCTTTGAGTGAGAACTGGGAACCTTGTGCTAAGATTTCACCGTTTTGTGCAATCAGTGCGCAGCCGTCAAAATAAAGCCTACCGCCGTCACACCCTTGTTGGTTCGCGTAAAGGTAGGCCCCACCGCTTTTGGCAGACGCGTTCCGAATGAGCGCGATGCGCGTGTCCAATTTCCGTAACTCATGGTGGGAACCTGAACCATTCGCTATGATTTCGACACCGGCGTTTCCGAAATGGATATGAGGACTCATCGGGACGAAGAGTTCCTCACAGGTTTCGGCTGCCAAGAGTGTGTCCGTAGTGGCAATCGCTGCAATGCCGATAGGCACCTTCCGTTGTCCGGTCAATTCGGTAATCTCTTGTGGCAGCGTATAATCTTCGGTTGTCCAACCGCGCTCCCATGCAGTAAACCAGCGCGCCTCTCGGTAGTTGCCATCGCTTGCGAGTATCATCTTCGGTCGGATTAACAGCAGTTTGCCGTCTAATACGAAAACGCGGCAGTTGTAACGGACGTTTTTGTGCATGATAGGCATCCCGATATCGCACAGAATGCCATCTGTGTGTCCACCTTTGAGGATACACCCCAACGACTCCCAGCTGTGCTGAAGTGTGTCCAACTCCAGGAAATGGTCTTCGCAAGAATATCCCGTGATCTCCAGTTCCGGTCCCAACCGGTACCTTGCACCGCTCGCTTTCGCCATCTCTATGGATTCAATGATACGGGCGGTATTGCCTTCAAAATCAAGGCTCCATTGATTCAGATTACACGTCGCAAGGACTGCTTTCATCGTTTCTATCCTTTGGATGAAGTCGTCAGCCATCAGCAGTCAGTTAAGAGGTTTCTGATTAAACTAAATGCTTCTTTACTGATTGCTGAAGGTTTCCGATAGCCGACGGCTACTCACGTTTTCTGCGGTTTCTTGCGGGCAGCCGGAAACAGGATATTGTTGAGTATCAATCTGTAACCGGGTGAGTGTTTATGCAGGTCAAGGTTCGTCGGAATTTTTCCCTCTCCGACAAGGTGGCGGTAGTCTTCAGGATCGTGTCCACCGAGGAACGTAAAGGTGCCTTTTCCCAGTTTACCGTGGATATATTTGGCATAATTACTGCCTTCTACCTCCCCTAAAATCGTGATGGAACCTCGAATCCTGTTCATGTTAAACGATGTCGTCTGCCCAAGAAAGCCCGGTACAACACTGACATGGTTTTGCGTGAGCATCGTCGGGATCGGATCGTGCTTTGCGGCAAATTCAAAAAGTTTGAAATCTTCAACCCCGCTCTGTGCGTCTCGATCTGGGTTCGGATTGTCTATGTCCGAGAATTCGTAACGGTACGGATTCGTATAGAGATTGAAATTTTCAAATGCCAAGGTGCGCTGAAAGTCAAGTTTCGCGTCAGCCTCTGCTTCAATCGGTGTGCCATCCAATTCCGGAGCGACGATGTCGATTGCCCCACCGTGTGTCGCCAATGCGATGTCGAGTGTTTCAGGGGCTGAACACATTGCGAAGATGAACCCACCGTTGGCGATATAGTCAGCAATCATTTGCGCTGTCTGCCCTTTATGTCGTGCGACCCGCTTAAATCCGGCTTCCGTGGCGGCTTTCTCGAACATCAGCATCCGCTGCTGGTACCAAACCTGAGATGAAAACGAGGCGTGGAATTTACCGTGCTGTCCCGTGAAGTCTTCGTGGTGGAGGTGCAGCCAGTCGTACTCACCGAGTTCCAGTATCCCGCTTTGGACCTCTTTATCCCAGATTTCGTCGTAAGGGATCTGTGCGTAGTCCAGTGCGATTTTGACCGCATCGTCCCAAGGGTCTCGGTAGGGCGACGCTTCTGATGGCGCGTATACGGCGATCTTCGGTGCCTTTTCTAACAGAATCTCGTCCATGTTGCTACTTTCGAGGACGGATTCCTTTATACTGGTATAGTCAGCGTGGTTTATCGGTTCAAAACGGACACCCATTAATGTCGCTTGCAGTCGTACATCTTGTGAATCCGGCAGAACGAACGCACCACCGCGGTAATTGAGCCACCAATAACACCGGTACTCGCGCGGAACCTCTAATGCCCAGTACGTCAAGCCATAAGCCTTCAGATGATTGGTTTGTGCACCGATCTCCATCGGTATCAAGAGCCATTGCGCGCTGGCGACGTTCACGCCGAAGCAGGAGAGTATCAGTATGAAAACGAAGGTAATACGGATAAGTCGAATATGGAACATTTTTGATTTTCCTTGTGGCTCGGTTCGGATGGTTTAGCAAGGAAGCAAAGGGCAGCCACAAGGGCTGCCCCTACACTTCTATTGTTACCTTGCGCTTGGTGATTCATCGGAAGCCTGTCCTAAAACTGCGGGTTCATACCCAAACACGACCTGTCCGTTGTACATCAACGGTGATTCGGTTGCCTCTGGATTCTCCGTGTCAATTGTCCAGAGTTGCCCGTTATTCTCGTACAAGATCCAGCGTCCCTGCGGTGGTATCCATGCCGGATGGGAGCCACCCTTTTGGGTTAACTGTCGTTCCGTCGGAACGCCTTCATCCGAGTAGGTGACGAGCCAAACCTGTTGATAATTGCCTTCCGTTCGAGTGAACGCCAATTGGTTCGGATTGGTGGGCGACCACGCTGGGTCTGTATCATCTGTCGTGGAGACGACAACTGGTTCCACGCTGTTTGTCAATTGGTCAAACGCATAGATATTTTGTCTCTGTTCCGTAGCATCTGGATTTTCGATGGTTCCACTTGTGACGTAAGCGAGTACTGTCCCATCGCTATTCCATGTCGGTGTGAAACTCTGCATCGCCGTTGATGGCAAGACAAACTCAGCGTCAGTAGAAATATGTCGGATAACAACGCGGCTGCGGTTTCCGAGTTCTGAACGTGTGTATGCGATATATTTCGCGTTGGGTGATATTGCTACATCTCTTGCCAGTTGTCGGCTGTCAAGGAGCAAGGCACCCTGCAGTTTTTCACGGCTCCGAACGATAACGTTTCCATCCCTGTCCTGATAAACAAGCGTCCCGTCGTTCGCGACTGTTGGGTTGTGTCCAGTGCCGAGCGGCGCATTACTGCCATCTGGGGCAATACCCCAAATAACATCGTCGTAAGCGAAGTAGATAAACGCTGGCAAATCTTCTGTTGAAGATGGGTTTTGTGGCAGATCTATCGTTGTGCCTCCAGGTTCAAATGTTTCTGTTCTACTACTGTTTATCTGGTCTGCGGTGATTCCCTTTTTCGGCGTAAAGGGTTCTTCGCCTCCAAATTCCCAGCCTGCGCCGTTAGCTTTCCAAAGAAAAGTGAGTCCCTTTGTCCAGTATGTCCATTCCTCATTCACGCGTCCATTACGGGTAAGTCTAAAAATGTCTTCAGGTTCACCGTACCGTTTTCTAATTTCCCAGCGTCCACCGTCCTCAATTTCCGCCATATTCCCTTCTTCATCAATATAGGTGGCGAAAATGTCAATATCAATGTGCGATGTTGTCTGACCCGGGAACACATTGATCATCGTAGGTTCACCGCGCGCCGGTTGGCGTGTGCCATATATCCCAACGCCATCGGTGATACCCGTTTTTCCGTCTTTGTTTGCGTCCATCACTGCCATCACATAGTAGCTGCCGGGCAGGGCGGAGACCTGATAACTCCCGTCACTTGCAACGGAAATTGGCATAGCGATGGGTGCACTAAAATCGAAAGTATAGGAGAGCGTCAAAATGCCGTGTTGAATGGTGTGCCCATCCCACACGATTCGTCCGGTGATGTTGCCCTGTTCGATGTGTGTTTCAATGCCGGGTGGTGCAGGGTGCAGATGTCCGTTCGTGTCATAGCGAGCACTTATCACGAGTTCGATGTCAAGGTTTTCTCCCTCTGCAAGTGTGATCGGAGCCGGGGGTTGCGTCGTGATGTCCACTGTTCCATACCCACCCAAACCGTCGCCATCGCTGTATCTGCCGTCTTTGTCAGCATCAAAGTTAACGATGACATAGTATTCACCCGCTGGAAGCGCGATGCGGAATATACCTCCGGCAGCTGTATCTCCACTTGCAATAGGGGTGACCAAAGTGGGTTCGCCATACACTTCGACGCGTGCGGTCGCATCTTCAGGAAGGGATACGTGCCCTGTGAGGATACTCGTGTTTTTGGTCCGTGTCTTTTTACGTGTCTGATAGGTCGCGGTAATTGCGATCGTAATGTCTTCAGTGAACTTGTTTGGGGAAATCAGCACCGGTTCTGGGAATTCGCCGCGCTTCCGCATATTTTCGACACCGTAGAACCCGAAGTCATCGCCTGCATCCAATTTATTCGTGTTGTTGTTGTCGACAATCGCCATGAGGTAGTATTTCCCCGGCAGCAGATTGAGTTCCCATGTTCCTGACTCTGTTACTGGGGCAATACCGGCGCGATATTTCCAAGATAGGTCTGTATACGCCAGAATTAACGCCTTTCGATTTCTGATCGGTGTTGGTGAGTTTTCCTGCGTCTGGGCAACACTGAGTGTGCCACGACAGCCGGATGTTGCGGTGCGCAATTCCGTTTGGAATTGTTGGAGTTGACTCGGTTCATATTGAGAAGTTGAAACAATTTTAGGTTCTCTGTTAACGTAAGTCATTCGTGCGGTTATCGGAATCTTTAAACCTTGCACTTTTTCTTGGTCATCCACTTCGATGAACTGGTACTTTTGCTGTTGATCGTTCCAATTGGTAATTCCAAAGATACCCAAACCATCGCCTGCATCAAAATTGCCGGATTTATCGACATCAACGTAAGCGACGAGATAGTAGCGACCCGGTTCAACGCGGAGCGTGAATCGACCGTCGCCGAGTTGCGGAATCCCGCTGATATACAGATCTCTGAGTGTATCGTCTCGGTAGACCGATACGCTCGTATGTGACAGATCTTGCCCCTCCCAGATAACATTTCCTGTTAAGGTTGCGGTCATCCGTTTTGTGGCAGGATTCTCTTGGGCGGAGAGGTCTTGACAGACAACTTCACTGACAAGCCCAATGCTAATGGCGAGTAGCAACAGCATCAATCGATTCATCTTTCGTTCCTT
This region includes:
- a CDS encoding SRPBCC family protein, which produces MKTFLFKTQQTLEQPLTEVFEFFSNAHNLAVITPPWLKFEVLTPAPIEMVVGTRIDYKLKLRGIPVRWQSEITEWDPPHAFADEQRRGPYRIWRHKHTFDETEDGIVVGDSVEYAVWGGALVDKFFVRPDIEQIFAYRTEQLAEIFHQRKNSNLS
- a CDS encoding CcmD family protein, translated to MKIIVVISFLVVLGLFLFATQVPITLTDDEVAKAVSETSSELPVDEELLERAVKLSVEKLEQGQSTRLKYLAAAYFVIWLVFILYLLRLGQQQRELDKRLSQLEQTPDNEVEE
- the ccsA gene encoding cytochrome c biogenesis protein CcsA, with product MGSLSAKIIAVITAILIFVSLYLIFGYARVEGTMLEVQKIFYYHVSAALTVFVAFGVNCVFSIKYLIQRKPNDDLLAVAAAELGLIFCTIALLSGPIWARYAWNTWWNWEPRLTSTLILWLMYVGYFILRSALEEDKRGIYSAVLGIIAYLDVPIVYYAVDIWQGGLHPDRGTKWNLETTMRHTWMVALLAFIMLFILLLIVRYRIKRTQARYEIMRQKHLREAL
- a CDS encoding transglycosylase SLT domain-containing protein; amino-acid sequence: MLRKHTLFLLILILVLIVLLSAVMSVPSDLRLLVLTPKMLKYRRLIQQHAAKQGLDARLVCALIVQESGFDENAQSPVGAQGLTQLMPKTAEELGVRDPLDAAQNIAGAARHLRNLYRAFPQSPYEQRHRLVLASYNGGLGRVRDAQALVRRHEVGNPRLWRPVSVALRQLTQKHAHIHREVWESGKPPHGYFQGFNETLDYVKRVMHYYERICFYDKLLFFL
- the map gene encoding type I methionyl aminopeptidase, translated to MDKLRIKSKVEIEKMKRSGEAAATVLKRIGEAIAPGVSTADLERISRKTIAEVNATSSFLGYQLPEHDPYPSTICTSINDVVIHGIPNKRDVLQEGDIIGIDTAVSIDGYHGDNAYTFPVGEISPSASRLLKVTRGSLYDAIAEAKPGNRIGDISSKLQKGAESQGFSVLQSFAGHGIGRSLHEAPEIPCLGVAGRGLRLRPGMVLAIETMVNIGLPDVEMLADGWTIMTLDGSLSALFEHTVAVLSDGPEILTGSSLWEA
- the nadE gene encoding NAD(+) synthase, whose amino-acid sequence is MKAVLATCNLNQWSLDFEGNTARIIESIEMAKASGARYRLGPELEITGYSCEDHFLELDTLQHSWESLGCILKGGHTDGILCDIGMPIMHKNVRYNCRVFVLDGKLLLIRPKMILASDGNYREARWFTAWERGWTTEDYTLPQEITELTGQRKVPIGIAAIATTDTLLAAETCEELFVPMSPHIHFGNAGVEIIANGSGSHHELRKLDTRIALIRNASAKSGGAYLYANQQGCDGGRLYFDGCALIAQNGEILAQGSQFSLKDVEIVTATVNLHDVRAYRGAKASRAVQASKTEQLPQIDVDFALNPPQSEGTPRITLKINPHYHIPEEEIALGPACWLWDYLRRSGAAGFFVPLSGGADSGAVATIVGSMCQLVAKAIREKNESVIRDVSRWLAEGETPDVFTDPCVLANRLLYTCYIGTENSSRDTQKRAKQLAEQIGAYHLNINMDGLVKALQTLFIRITQKTPRFKVEGGSYRENQALQNIQARLRMVLSYLFAQMMPWVRNREGTLLVLGTGNVDEALRGYLTKYDCSSGDINPIGGISKHDLRRFLNWAKDNLGYTTLSEIVDAPPTAELEPITETYTQIDEDDMGMTYAELSHFGRLRKMEQCGPVSMFEKLVQEWDHLPPHEVAEKVKRFFRYYAINRHKMTTLTPSYHAESYSPDDNRFDLRQFLYNVQWTWQFRHIDARVKKLEAEM
- a CDS encoding asparagine synthetase B, producing MFHIRLIRITFVFILILSCFGVNVASAQWLLIPMEIGAQTNHLKAYGLTYWALEVPREYRCYWWLNYRGGAFVLPDSQDVRLQATLMGVRFEPINHADYTSIKESVLESSNMDEILLEKAPKIAVYAPSEASPYRDPWDDAVKIALDYAQIPYDEIWDKEVQSGILELGEYDWLHLHHEDFTGQHGKFHASFSSQVWYQQRMLMFEKAATEAGFKRVARHKGQTAQMIADYIANGGFIFAMCSAPETLDIALATHGGAIDIVAPELDGTPIEAEADAKLDFQRTLAFENFNLYTNPYRYEFSDIDNPNPDRDAQSGVEDFKLFEFAAKHDPIPTMLTQNHVSVVPGFLGQTTSFNMNRIRGSITILGEVEGSNYAKYIHGKLGKGTFTFLGGHDPEDYRHLVGEGKIPTNLDLHKHSPGYRLILNNILFPAARKKPQKT